In Plasmodium falciparum 3D7 genome assembly, chromosome: 13, the following are encoded in one genomic region:
- a CDS encoding ankyrin-repeat protein, putative — translation MSSKIFNIILKDDVKKLENYIKSENNIDLNEYNKEGLNILLYGIERGCSECCYYLINEKNVNIFLKDRKTFENALMKCMIIGNSMINVSRLLISKNIDINLKNKNGKTSLHLASENNYIKGIELLLKNNANINILDNEKNTPLMISIKRNNEEAAMLLIDYNADPNIKDKERNSVLHICAKEHSSNIAQYILSTNKINIENCLDNNNNSPLHIAAMENIKTLCDLFLKYKFDPSLKNNNNETYSDILKKHEIHALLKEEEKRKNYEEKEIRKRKNYEQSMLKTDVSNFLIKYNLNDLIPFFYKNNYIYVDDAFININEITLKKMNLTKEQRNLFFDSIDKYYNEIQEEENQRDTTHQLLIEEQNRTKKLKFVSYIVSLIFTSIFIYSIFMSIYKRGKIFF, via the coding sequence ATGAGTTcgaaaatttttaatattatattaaaggaTGATGTAAAGAAAttggaaaattatataaagagtGAAAACAATATTGACCTTAATGAATATAACAAAGAAGggttaaatattttattatatgggATTGAAAGAGGGTGTTCAGaatgttgttattatttaataaatgaaaagaatgtaaacatatttttaaaagatagaAAAACTTTTGAAAATGCGTTAATGAAATGTATGATTATTGGAAATAGCATGATAAACGTAAGTAGATTATTAATATCgaaaaatattgatataaatttaaaaaataaaaatgggaAAACAAGTTTGCATTTGGCTagtgaaaataattatataaaaggtATTGAATTATTACTAAAAAATAATgctaatattaatatattagataatgaaaaaaatacaccATTAATGATAtctattaaaagaaataatgaagaagCGGCTATGTTATTAATTGATTATAATGCTGATccaaatataaaagataaagaaaGAAACTCTGTTTTACATATTTGTGCTAAGGAACATTCTTCAAATATTGcgcaatatattttatcaacaaataaaataaatatagaaaattgtttagataataataataattctccATTACATATTGCTGCAATGGAGAATATTAAAACTTTATGTGATTTgttcttaaaatataaatttgatCCATctcttaaaaataataataatgaaactTATTCCGATATCTTAAAAAAGCATGAAATACATGCcttattaaaagaagaagaaaaaagaaaaaattatgaagaaaaagaaataaggaaaagaaaaaattatgaacaaagTATGTTAAAAACAGATGTTTCCAATTTTCTAatcaaatataatttaaatgatttaattccatttttttataaaaataattatatttatgtagatgatgcttttataaatataaatgaaattacattaaaaaaaatgaacttaACAAAGGAACAAAGAAATCTTTTCTTCGATTCTatagataaatattataacgaaatacaagaagaagaaaatcaAAGAGATACGACACATCAACTATTAATAGAAGAACAAAATAGaactaaaaaattaaaatttgtCTCCTATATTGTGTCTTTAATATTTACtagtatttttatatatagtatattcatgtccatatataaaagagggaaaatatttttttaa